One stretch of Miscanthus floridulus cultivar M001 chromosome 18, ASM1932011v1, whole genome shotgun sequence DNA includes these proteins:
- the LOC136523015 gene encoding uncharacterized protein — protein MAEETGSSDKGIRYLHKRIQSSTPIITLLAAGIVVPMTVEHSNKKQAMHPPTMFCSYLTFVSGLSLRSLVADEFLSPTPGRRRYIAIKALVHASALFLVSLSFSLSLMMRMNVVGTSITLAAAAVYVAHRLWQCYATGIHEDVDAYSGCEEPLQQLLDLSANVTSMLFGGWFGMAFFYFQNNPEEARDARFLPSEYLMLFTSVGASLLLVKAVPRRLVRCPRPVRELMALTCVLVCGVVTTALVIAVTKVRGYAALALFPEAVAAGVWCVRRAKDRWSLPVVLPAALRRVFSGQRGVGGAQDEPPAHAFVSVPLTLLLAVLTYRAKDVDQALSTLYDEAFVLVTTAAVVAALAWRLLTQPPTPTQAPEVQAAAKVLAFSTFCLLVLSVLAFLGVLFGW, from the exons ATGGCTGAAGAGACGGGTTCTTCTGACAAG GGAATTCGTTACCTGCACAAGCGCATCCAGTCCTCGACGCCGATCATTACGCTTCTTGCGGCTGGCATCGTGGTGCCGATGACCGTGGAGCACTCGAATAAGAAGCAGGCCATGCACCCGCCCACCATGTTCTGCTCCTACCTTACCTTCGTCTCCGGGCTGTCACTCCGCAGCCTCGTCGCCGACGAGTTCCTCAGCCCCACGCCGGGCCGGCGCCGCTACATCGCCATCAAGGCGCTCGTCCACGCCTCCGCGCTCTTCCTCGtctccctctctttctccctctcgctCATGATGCGCATGAACGTCGTCGGGACGTCCAtcaccctcgccgccgccgcggtgtACGTCGCGCACCGGCTGTGGCAGTGCTACGCGACCGGGATCCACGAGGACGTGGACGCCTACAGCGGCTGCGAGGAGCCGCTCCAGCAGCTGCTCGATCTGTCCGCCAACGTCACGTCCATGCTGTTCGGCGGCTGGTTCGGCATGGCCTTCTTCTACTTCCAGAACAACCCGGAGGAGGCCCGCGACGCGCGGTTTCTGCCCTCCGAGTACCTCATGCTCTTCACCTCCGTCGGGGCGTCGCTGCTGCTCGTCAAGGCCGTCCCTCGGAGGCTCGTGCGGTGCCCGCGGCCGGTGAGGGAGCTCATGGCGCTGACGTGCGTGCTAGTCTGCGGCGTCGTGACGACGGCGCTCGTCATCGCGGTGACCAAGGTGCGCGGCTACGCGGCGCTCGCGCTATTTCCCGAAGCCGTCGCTGCCGGCGTGTGGTGCGTGCGGCGGGCGAAGGACCGGTGGTCACTGCCGGTCGTACTGCCGGCGGCGTTGCGGCGTGTGTTCAGCGGCCAAAGAGGCGTCGGCGGGGCGCAGGATGAGCCGCCGGCGCACGCCTTCGTGAGCGTGCCGCTGACCCTGCTGCTGGCGGTGCTCACCTACCGCGCCAAGGACGTCGACCAGGCCCTCTCCACCCTGTACGACGAGGCGTTCGTCCTGgtcaccaccgccgccgtggtGGCGGCGCTGGCGTGGAGGCTGCTTACCCAGCCGCCGACGCCGACCCAGGCGCCGGAGGTACAGGCGGCGGCCAAGGTTCTCGCCTTCTCCACCTTCTGCCTGCTGGTCCTGAGCGTGCTGGCCTTCCTCGGTGTTTTGTTCGGTTGGTAG